One genomic window of Azospirillum sp. TSH58 includes the following:
- the rpoB gene encoding DNA-directed RNA polymerase subunit beta: MAKSFTGRKRVRKSFGRIPEVTQMPNLIEVQRSSYDHFLQMDVPPEKRANLGLQEVFRSVFPIKDFSDRAVLDFVKYELEQPKYDVEECQQRGMTFAAPLKVTLRLSVFDVEEDTGLRSIRDIKEQDVYMGDMPLMTANGTFIINGTERVIVSQMHRSPGVFFDHDKGKTHSSGKYLFAARVIPYRGSWLDFEFDAKDLVYVRIDRRRKLPATTLLFALDGAETEALRAERKAQKKDLLPYEAQGMAKEEILNFFYDTITYTRASGGWKTPFNADRMKGVKVASDLVDATSGQVVAEAGTKMTPRLIKKLVEGGLTEQLVSTEELTGRYLAVDIINERTGEVLFEAGDELSASDLDKLEKAGVDELPVLAIDHLNVGAYIRNTMAADRNASREDALIDIYRVMRPGEPPTLESAEALFAGLFFDSERYDLSAVGRVKMNARLNFQTEDSVRVLRKQDIMSILKVLVNLKDGRGEIDDIDHLGNRRVRSVGELMENQYRVGLLRMERAIRERMSSVEIDTVMPHDLINAKPAAAAVREFFGSSQLSQFMDQTNPLSEITHKRRLSALGPGGLTRERAGFEVRDVHPTHYGRICPIETPEGPNIGLINSLATYARVNQYGFIESPYRKVRDSIVTDEVVYLSAMEEGRYVVAQANAELDADNRFAADLVSCRQGGEYLMFRPEAIDLIDVSPKQLVSVAAALIPFLENDDANRALMGSNMQRQAVPLVKADAPLVGTGMEATVARDSGVTIVAKRKGIVDQIDATRIVVRATDSSDATAPGVDIYNLLKFQRSNQNTCITQRPLVKVGDRVAAGDIIADGPSTELGELALGRNVLVAFMPWNGYNFEDSILINERIVKDDVFTSIHIEEFEVMARDTKLGQEEITRDIPNVGEEALKNLDEAGIVYIGAEVRPGDILVGKVTPKGESPMTPEEKLLRAIFGEKASDVRDTSLRLPPGVAGTIVEVRVFSRRGVDKDERALAIERAEIEKLAKDRDDERAILERSFYTRLKEVILGQTAQSGPKGMKAGTVLTDAELANLTKGQWRQISIADEQVMETVESLGKVFDDSIQALQNRFENKVEKLQRGDELPPGVMKMVKVFVAVKRKLQPGDKMAGRHGNKGVVSRILPQEDMPYLEDGQPVDLVLNPLGVPSRMNIGQILETHLGWASAGLGKQIGRAIDQYRLAMKGRGDAAQTMEGLRITLKEAYGQKVYDDQIADMTEGELLELGGNLRKGVPFATPVFDGAREEDICQQLEKAGLDRSGQVTLIDGRTGEAFDRKVTVGYIYMLKLHHLVDDKIHARSIGPYSLVTQQPLGGKAQFGGQRFGEMEVWALEAYGAAYTLQEMLTVKSDDVSGRTKVYEAIVRGDDNFEAGIPESFNVLVKELRSLGLNVELNQRSY; encoded by the coding sequence ATGGCCAAATCCTTTACGGGTCGAAAGCGTGTTCGGAAGAGCTTCGGGCGCATCCCGGAAGTCACCCAGATGCCCAACCTCATCGAGGTGCAGCGCAGCTCCTACGACCACTTCCTGCAAATGGACGTCCCGCCGGAGAAGCGGGCCAACCTGGGTCTGCAGGAGGTGTTCCGGTCGGTGTTCCCGATCAAGGACTTCTCCGACCGCGCCGTCCTCGACTTCGTGAAGTACGAGCTTGAGCAGCCGAAGTATGACGTCGAGGAGTGCCAGCAGCGCGGCATGACCTTCGCCGCCCCGCTGAAGGTGACCCTGCGCCTCTCCGTCTTCGACGTGGAAGAGGACACGGGCCTGCGCTCGATCCGCGACATCAAGGAGCAGGACGTCTATATGGGCGACATGCCCCTGATGACGGCCAACGGCACCTTCATCATCAACGGCACCGAGCGCGTCATCGTCTCGCAGATGCACCGCAGCCCGGGCGTCTTCTTCGACCATGACAAGGGCAAGACCCACTCGTCGGGCAAGTATCTCTTCGCCGCCCGCGTGATCCCGTACCGCGGCTCCTGGCTGGACTTCGAGTTCGACGCCAAGGACCTCGTCTACGTGCGCATCGACCGCCGCCGCAAGCTGCCGGCCACCACGCTGCTGTTCGCCCTGGACGGCGCGGAGACCGAGGCGCTGCGCGCGGAGCGCAAGGCCCAGAAGAAGGACCTGCTGCCCTACGAGGCGCAGGGCATGGCGAAGGAAGAGATCCTCAATTTCTTCTACGATACCATCACCTACACCCGCGCGTCGGGCGGCTGGAAGACCCCCTTCAACGCCGACCGCATGAAGGGCGTGAAGGTCGCCTCCGACCTCGTGGACGCGACCTCCGGCCAGGTCGTCGCCGAGGCCGGCACCAAGATGACGCCGCGCCTGATCAAGAAGCTGGTCGAGGGCGGCCTCACCGAGCAGCTCGTCTCCACCGAGGAGCTGACCGGCCGCTACCTCGCCGTCGACATCATCAACGAGCGGACCGGCGAAGTCCTGTTCGAAGCCGGTGACGAACTGTCGGCCAGCGACCTCGACAAGCTGGAGAAGGCCGGCGTGGACGAGCTGCCGGTGCTGGCGATCGACCACCTCAACGTCGGCGCCTACATCCGCAACACGATGGCCGCCGACCGCAACGCGTCCCGCGAGGACGCGCTGATCGACATCTACCGCGTCATGCGTCCGGGCGAGCCGCCGACCCTGGAGTCGGCCGAGGCGCTGTTCGCCGGCCTGTTCTTCGACAGCGAGCGCTACGATCTGTCGGCGGTGGGCCGCGTCAAGATGAACGCGCGCCTGAACTTCCAGACCGAGGACAGCGTCCGCGTCCTGCGCAAGCAGGACATCATGTCGATCCTCAAGGTCCTGGTGAACCTGAAGGACGGCCGCGGCGAGATCGACGACATCGACCATCTCGGCAACCGCCGCGTCCGCTCGGTCGGCGAGCTGATGGAGAACCAGTACCGCGTCGGCCTGCTGCGCATGGAGCGCGCGATCCGCGAGCGCATGAGCTCGGTCGAGATCGACACGGTCATGCCGCACGACCTGATCAACGCCAAGCCGGCGGCGGCGGCGGTGCGCGAGTTCTTCGGTTCCTCGCAGCTCTCGCAGTTCATGGACCAGACCAACCCGCTGTCCGAGATCACGCACAAGCGTCGTCTCTCGGCCCTCGGCCCGGGCGGTCTGACCCGCGAGCGCGCCGGCTTCGAGGTGCGCGACGTGCACCCGACGCACTATGGCCGCATCTGCCCGATTGAGACGCCCGAAGGCCCGAACATCGGTCTGATCAACTCGCTGGCGACCTACGCCCGCGTGAACCAGTACGGATTCATCGAGAGCCCGTACCGCAAGGTGCGCGACAGCATCGTCACCGACGAGGTGGTCTACCTCTCCGCCATGGAGGAGGGCCGCTACGTCGTCGCCCAGGCCAACGCCGAGCTGGACGCGGACAACCGCTTCGCCGCCGACCTCGTGTCGTGCCGGCAGGGCGGCGAGTACCTGATGTTCCGCCCGGAGGCCATCGACCTGATCGACGTGTCGCCGAAGCAGCTCGTCTCCGTCGCCGCGGCGCTGATCCCGTTCCTCGAGAACGACGACGCGAACCGCGCGCTGATGGGCTCGAACATGCAGCGTCAGGCGGTGCCGCTGGTCAAGGCCGACGCGCCGCTGGTCGGCACGGGCATGGAGGCCACGGTGGCCCGCGACAGCGGCGTGACCATCGTCGCCAAGCGCAAGGGCATCGTCGACCAGATCGACGCGACCCGCATCGTGGTCCGGGCGACCGACTCGTCCGACGCCACCGCGCCGGGCGTGGACATCTACAACCTGCTGAAGTTCCAGCGTTCCAACCAGAACACCTGCATCACCCAGCGTCCGCTGGTGAAGGTGGGCGACCGCGTGGCGGCCGGCGACATCATCGCCGACGGCCCCTCGACGGAGCTGGGCGAGCTGGCGCTGGGCCGCAACGTGCTCGTCGCCTTCATGCCGTGGAACGGCTACAACTTCGAGGACTCGATCCTCATCAACGAGCGCATCGTCAAGGACGACGTCTTCACCTCGATCCACATCGAGGAGTTCGAGGTCATGGCCCGCGACACCAAGCTGGGCCAGGAGGAAATCACCCGCGACATTCCGAACGTCGGTGAGGAAGCCCTCAAGAACCTCGACGAGGCGGGCATCGTCTACATCGGCGCCGAGGTCCGTCCGGGCGACATCCTGGTCGGCAAGGTGACGCCGAAGGGCGAAAGCCCGATGACTCCGGAAGAGAAGCTGCTGCGCGCCATCTTCGGCGAGAAGGCGTCCGACGTCCGCGACACCTCGCTGCGCCTGCCGCCGGGCGTCGCCGGGACGATCGTCGAGGTCCGCGTCTTCAGCCGCCGCGGCGTCGACAAGGACGAGCGCGCCCTGGCGATCGAGCGGGCCGAGATCGAGAAGCTGGCCAAGGACCGCGACGACGAGCGCGCGATCCTGGAGCGCAGCTTCTACACCCGCCTGAAGGAGGTCATCCTCGGCCAGACCGCGCAGTCCGGTCCGAAGGGCATGAAGGCCGGCACGGTGCTCACCGACGCCGAGTTGGCGAACCTGACCAAGGGCCAGTGGCGCCAGATCTCCATCGCCGACGAGCAGGTGATGGAGACGGTGGAGAGCCTGGGCAAGGTCTTCGACGACTCGATCCAGGCGCTGCAGAACCGCTTCGAGAACAAGGTCGAGAAGCTGCAGCGCGGCGACGAGCTGCCGCCGGGCGTGATGAAGATGGTCAAGGTCTTCGTCGCGGTGAAGCGCAAGCTGCAGCCGGGCGACAAGATGGCCGGCCGCCACGGCAACAAGGGTGTGGTGTCCCGCATCCTGCCGCAGGAGGACATGCCGTACCTGGAAGATGGCCAGCCGGTCGATCTGGTGCTGAACCCGCTGGGCGTGCCGTCGCGCATGAACATCGGTCAGATCCTGGAGACCCACCTGGGCTGGGCGTCGGCCGGCCTCGGCAAGCAGATCGGCCGCGCCATCGACCAGTACCGCCTCGCCATGAAGGGCCGCGGCGACGCCGCCCAGACCATGGAGGGCCTGCGCATCACGCTGAAGGAAGCCTACGGCCAGAAGGTCTACGACGACCAGATCGCCGACATGACCGAAGGCGAGCTTCTGGAGCTGGGCGGCAACCTGCGCAAGGGCGTCCCCTTCGCCACGCCGGTCTTCGACGGCGCGCGCGAGGAGGACATCTGCCAGCAGCTGGAGAAGGCGGGCCTGGACCGCTCCGGTCAGGTCACCCTGATCGACGGGCGCACCGGCGAGGCCTTCGACCGCAAGGTGACCGTCGGCTACATCTACATGCTGAAGCTGCACCACCTCGTGGACGACAAGATCCACGCGCGCTCGATCGGTCCCTACTCGCTGGTCACCCAGCAGCCGCTCGGCGGTAAGGCCCAGTTCGGCGGACAGCGGTTCGGTGAGATGGAAGTGTGGGCGCTCGAAGCCTACGGCGCCGCCTACACGCTGCAGGAGATGCTCACGGTCAAGTCGGACGACGTGTCCGGCCGCACCAAGGTCTACGAGGCGATCGTCCGCGGCGACGACAACTTCGAGGCGGGCATCCCTGAGTCCTTCAACGTTCTGGTCAAGGAGCTGCGCTCCCTGGGCCTGAACGTCGAGCTGAACCAGCGGTCGTACTGA
- the rplK gene encoding 50S ribosomal protein L11, with product MAKKIVGFIKLQVPAGKANPSPPIGPALGQRGLNIMEFCKAFNAKTQDLEVGMPIPVVITAYGDRTFTFVTKTPPVSYFLKKAAGIDKGSQTTGKGAFAGKITKTQIRDIAEKKMKDLNAHDVEAAASMIAGSARSMGLEVVEG from the coding sequence ATGGCAAAGAAAATCGTCGGCTTCATCAAGCTGCAGGTTCCGGCCGGCAAGGCGAATCCGTCGCCGCCCATCGGCCCGGCGCTCGGTCAGCGCGGCCTGAACATCATGGAGTTCTGCAAGGCGTTCAACGCCAAGACGCAGGACCTCGAAGTCGGTATGCCGATCCCGGTGGTCATCACCGCCTACGGCGACCGTACCTTCACCTTCGTCACGAAGACCCCGCCGGTCAGCTACTTCCTGAAGAAGGCCGCTGGCATCGACAAGGGCTCGCAGACCACCGGCAAGGGCGCTTTCGCCGGCAAGATCACGAAGACCCAGATTCGTGACATCGCCGAGAAGAAGATGAAGGACCTGAACGCCCACGACGTCGAGGCGGCCGCGAGCATGATCGCTGGTTCCGCCCGCTCGATGGGCCTCGAAGTGGTGGAGGGCTGA
- the rplJ gene encoding 50S ribosomal protein L10, which translates to MDRTQKEATIADLQSKLQDTGLVVVTHHLGLTVAEVTDLRGKIRAAGASFKVTKNRLARRALQGTQFEGLDGLFKGPTAIAYSKDPVAAAKVVADYAKTNEKLKIVGAALGDQILDVEGVKALATLPSLDELRAKLVGMIQTPATRIAGVLQAPGGQVARVLAAYAKKDEAA; encoded by the coding sequence GTGGATCGTACACAAAAAGAAGCGACGATCGCGGACCTGCAGTCGAAGCTCCAGGACACGGGCCTGGTGGTGGTCACCCACCATCTGGGCCTGACGGTGGCGGAAGTCACCGACCTGCGTGGCAAGATTCGGGCCGCGGGCGCGAGCTTCAAGGTGACGAAGAACCGGCTCGCCCGCCGCGCCCTTCAGGGCACGCAGTTCGAAGGTCTGGACGGTCTCTTCAAGGGGCCGACCGCGATCGCTTACTCGAAGGACCCCGTGGCGGCCGCCAAGGTGGTGGCCGACTACGCCAAGACCAACGAGAAGCTGAAGATCGTCGGTGCCGCTCTCGGCGACCAGATCCTCGACGTGGAGGGAGTGAAGGCTCTCGCCACGCTCCCGTCGCTGGACGAACTGCGCGCCAAGCTCGTGGGCATGATCCAGACCCCGGCGACCCGTATCGCCGGCGTTCTCCAGGCTCCGGGCGGCCAGGTCGCCCGTGTGCTGGCGGCCTACGCGAAGAAGGACGAGGCGGCCTGA
- the rplA gene encoding 50S ribosomal protein L1: MAKLGKRLTDSYKKVDREALYSLEGAVTLLKGLPKAKFDETIEIAMNLGIDPRHADQMVRGVVNLPNGTGKTVRVAVFAKGTKADDALAAGADIVGADDLAEKILAGNIDFDRCIASPDMMGVVGKLGKVLGPRGLMPNPKLGTVTPDVAGAVKAAKAGAVEFRAEKTGIVHAGVGKASFSEEALVQNIRAFVDAITRAKPTGAKGQYLLKVSLSSTMGPGLKLDLSTLAATA, encoded by the coding sequence ATGGCGAAGCTCGGCAAGCGTCTGACCGATTCCTACAAGAAGGTCGACCGCGAGGCGCTCTACTCCCTGGAAGGCGCCGTCACCCTGCTGAAGGGCCTGCCCAAGGCGAAGTTCGATGAGACCATCGAAATCGCCATGAACCTGGGCATCGACCCGCGTCACGCCGACCAGATGGTCCGCGGCGTCGTGAACCTGCCGAACGGCACCGGCAAGACCGTGCGCGTCGCCGTGTTCGCCAAGGGCACCAAGGCGGACGACGCCCTGGCCGCCGGCGCGGACATCGTCGGCGCCGACGATCTGGCCGAGAAGATCCTGGCCGGCAACATCGACTTCGACCGCTGCATCGCGTCCCCGGACATGATGGGCGTCGTCGGCAAGCTCGGTAAGGTCCTCGGCCCGCGCGGCCTGATGCCGAACCCGAAGCTGGGCACCGTGACCCCCGACGTGGCCGGCGCCGTCAAGGCCGCCAAGGCCGGCGCCGTGGAGTTCCGCGCCGAGAAGACCGGCATCGTGCACGCCGGCGTCGGCAAGGCCAGCTTCTCGGAAGAGGCCCTGGTGCAGAACATCCGCGCCTTCGTGGATGCCATCACCCGCGCCAAGCCGACCGGTGCCAAGGGCCAGTACCTGCTGAAGGTCTCGCTGTCCTCGACGATGGGCCCGGGCCTGAAGCTGGATCTGTCCACTCTGGCCGCCACGGCCTGA
- the rplL gene encoding 50S ribosomal protein L7/L12 gives MADLQKLVDDLSALTVIEAAELSKLLEEKWGVSAAAPVAVAAAGPAAAAAPVEEQTEFNVILADAGDKKINVIKEVRAITGLGLKEAKDLVEGAPKPVKEGVSKDEAAKIKKQLEEAGAKVDIK, from the coding sequence ATGGCTGATCTGCAGAAGCTGGTCGACGATCTCTCGGCCCTGACCGTCATCGAGGCCGCCGAGCTGTCGAAGCTGCTGGAAGAGAAGTGGGGCGTCTCCGCCGCCGCTCCGGTGGCCGTTGCCGCCGCCGGTCCGGCCGCCGCCGCCGCCCCGGTCGAAGAGCAGACCGAGTTCAACGTGATCCTCGCCGATGCCGGCGACAAGAAGATCAACGTGATCAAGGAAGTCCGCGCCATCACCGGCCTGGGCCTGAAGGAAGCCAAGGACCTGGTCGAAGGCGCTCCGAAGCCGGTCAAGGAAGGCGTGTCGAAGGACGAGGCCGCCAAGATCAAGAAGCAGCTTGAAGAGGCCGGCGCGAAGGTCGATATTAAGTAA